Proteins found in one Arthrobacter pascens genomic segment:
- a CDS encoding HAD family hydrolase yields the protein MASHGDGQAGARRRRAVLFDVDGTLVDSAYIHTVAWWQAFRQQGHDVPMASIHRCVGMGGARLVDSLLPSGRDKSADEVILASHAALFAASWPLLRPLGGAKELLAQCHAGGLAVALASSARKQDLQATRKALGADAFIHAATSADDATASKPAPDILVAALEAVGVEAANAVYVGDAVWDMKAAAALDIPAVGLSCGGTSAAELRDAGAAEVYEGPGDLLANLHAGAIGRLLSLESRV from the coding sequence ATGGCGTCCCATGGCGATGGCCAGGCGGGCGCCAGACGACGGCGGGCGGTCCTCTTTGACGTGGACGGGACGCTGGTGGACTCTGCCTATATCCACACGGTCGCGTGGTGGCAGGCCTTCCGCCAACAAGGGCACGATGTGCCCATGGCCTCCATCCACCGGTGCGTGGGGATGGGCGGAGCCCGCCTGGTGGACAGTCTCCTGCCTTCCGGCCGTGACAAGTCTGCCGACGAGGTGATCCTGGCCAGCCACGCTGCCCTCTTTGCCGCCAGTTGGCCCTTGCTGCGTCCCTTGGGCGGCGCGAAGGAACTGCTGGCGCAGTGCCATGCAGGCGGGCTGGCGGTGGCTTTGGCTTCGTCTGCGCGCAAACAGGACCTGCAGGCCACCAGGAAGGCTCTGGGTGCGGACGCCTTCATCCATGCGGCCACCAGTGCCGATGATGCCACGGCCAGCAAGCCTGCGCCGGACATCCTGGTTGCCGCGCTGGAAGCCGTCGGGGTGGAGGCTGCGAATGCCGTCTATGTTGGCGACGCGGTGTGGGACATGAAAGCGGCGGCAGCGCTGGACATTCCGGCGGTGGGGCTGAGCTGCGGCGGCACGAGCGCGGCCGAACTCCGCGACGCCGGCGCCGCGGAGGTCTACGAAGGGCCGGGGGATCTTCTGGCGAACCTCCATGCCGGTGCCATCGGCAGGTTGCTTTCGTTGGAGTCCCGGGTCTGA
- a CDS encoding GAF and ANTAR domain-containing protein: MEHPSPPEMVSGKVQDLLLDTQDVGDFLNELARYTAEDLSGPRGEVLCGITLLRHRTAATVASSGERAQLLDELQYNYDDGPCLRCAREGVLVHIPDFRTETMWPDYTAVVLEHGIHSVLAVPFELSGDEARAGLNLYSDRAHAFDAEAVEHAVSYVAQASKGLRLAVRLAQRSDAATNLKAALDSRTVIDTAVGIIIAQNRCSQDEAIELIKSASSTRNVKLREVAAAIVYSAGGGSLKTHFV; this comes from the coding sequence ATGGAACACCCTTCACCGCCCGAAATGGTCTCCGGAAAGGTCCAGGACCTTCTCCTGGACACCCAGGACGTAGGGGACTTTCTCAACGAACTTGCCCGGTATACGGCCGAAGACCTGTCCGGGCCGCGTGGCGAAGTGCTCTGCGGCATCACGTTGCTGCGGCATCGCACGGCGGCCACCGTAGCCAGCAGCGGGGAACGGGCACAGTTGCTGGACGAGCTCCAATACAACTACGACGACGGGCCATGCCTCAGATGCGCCAGGGAGGGCGTCCTGGTGCATATACCTGACTTCAGGACGGAAACGATGTGGCCCGACTACACGGCGGTTGTCCTGGAGCACGGCATCCATTCAGTGCTGGCCGTTCCTTTTGAGCTGTCGGGCGACGAGGCCAGGGCCGGACTCAACCTCTATTCGGACCGGGCCCACGCCTTCGACGCAGAAGCCGTAGAGCACGCGGTCAGTTACGTAGCGCAGGCGTCCAAGGGGCTCCGCCTGGCCGTGAGGCTTGCCCAGCGCTCCGATGCCGCCACGAACCTCAAGGCAGCGCTGGACTCCCGCACCGTGATCGACACCGCCGTGGGCATCATCATCGCCCAGAACCGCTGCAGCCAGGACGAGGCGATCGAGCTCATCAAATCGGCATCAAGCACACGGAACGTGAAACTCAGGGAAGTGGCCGCCGCTATTGTGTACTCCGCCGGCGGCGGTTCACTCAAGACCCACTTCGTCTGA
- a CDS encoding glycoside hydrolase family 15 protein translates to MARIEDYAVVGDLHTAALVSTAGSIDWLCLPRFDSPACFNALLDTPEAGRWLLAPEGGGTCARRGYRDGTLVLETEWETPQGTVRVIDFMPPRDEVADIVRIVEGVSGTVRMHSELALRFDYGHIVPWVRKDELGVHAIAGPDAVYFVTKAPVSGEDMRSVSDFTVRAGERVPFVLTWAPSHVPRPHSVDAEEVLGTTVAFWRGWASQCTVKGKYQDAVVRSLVTLKALTYAPTGGIVAAVTTSLPEQLGGPRNWDYRYCWLRDATMTLQALLAAGYTAEAAAWRDWLLRAVAGDPADLQIMYGIHGERRLPEMELPWLAGYENSTPVRIGNGAAEQLQLDVWGEVLDCLALTRNSLLKHPDEAWDVQVALMQHLETIWDQPDNGLWEMRGPRRHFTHSKVMAWVAADRMVKGVRESGLPGPVERWEALRDTIHRDVMANGFDAARNTFVQAYGRPELDASLLLIPRVGFLPPDDPKVVGTIDAIQRELTEGGFVLRYRPADSDDGLPGDEGVFLACSFWMVEALLGAGRRRESVELFERLLELRNDVGLLSEEWAVRAGRQLGNTPQAFSHFGLVTSALELHQDTFRRSDMPIPPESGRVA, encoded by the coding sequence ATGGCGCGAATTGAAGATTACGCGGTGGTTGGCGATCTCCACACTGCTGCCCTGGTGAGTACCGCCGGGTCCATCGATTGGCTGTGCCTTCCGCGGTTCGACTCCCCGGCCTGCTTCAACGCACTCCTGGACACGCCGGAGGCCGGGCGGTGGCTTCTTGCCCCTGAGGGTGGCGGCACCTGCGCCAGGCGGGGCTACCGGGACGGGACACTTGTCCTCGAAACGGAGTGGGAGACCCCCCAGGGGACAGTCCGCGTGATCGACTTCATGCCGCCGCGGGATGAAGTGGCGGACATCGTGCGGATCGTGGAAGGCGTCAGCGGAACGGTCCGGATGCACAGCGAGCTGGCGCTGAGGTTCGACTACGGGCACATAGTGCCATGGGTCCGCAAGGATGAGCTGGGCGTTCATGCGATCGCCGGCCCGGACGCCGTCTACTTCGTCACGAAGGCGCCCGTCAGCGGTGAGGACATGCGCAGCGTAAGCGACTTCACGGTGCGGGCGGGGGAGCGGGTCCCGTTCGTCCTTACCTGGGCCCCCAGCCATGTCCCGCGCCCGCACTCCGTGGACGCCGAAGAGGTGCTGGGCACCACAGTGGCATTCTGGCGCGGATGGGCGTCCCAATGCACCGTCAAGGGCAAATACCAGGATGCCGTGGTGCGCTCACTGGTGACATTGAAGGCCCTCACGTACGCACCGACGGGCGGCATCGTTGCGGCCGTGACCACGTCCCTGCCCGAACAACTCGGCGGACCCCGCAACTGGGACTACCGATACTGCTGGCTGCGGGACGCCACCATGACGCTGCAGGCGCTCCTGGCCGCGGGCTATACAGCGGAGGCAGCCGCCTGGCGGGATTGGCTGCTCCGCGCAGTGGCGGGGGATCCGGCGGACCTGCAGATCATGTACGGGATCCACGGTGAACGGAGGCTTCCGGAGATGGAGCTGCCCTGGCTCGCCGGTTACGAAAACTCCACCCCGGTGCGGATCGGCAATGGCGCCGCGGAGCAGTTGCAGCTGGACGTGTGGGGCGAAGTCCTGGACTGCCTGGCCTTGACGCGCAATTCCCTGCTAAAGCATCCGGATGAGGCCTGGGACGTGCAGGTCGCGCTGATGCAGCACCTGGAAACCATCTGGGACCAACCGGACAACGGCCTCTGGGAGATGCGCGGACCGCGCCGCCATTTCACGCACTCCAAGGTGATGGCCTGGGTTGCCGCGGACCGGATGGTGAAGGGGGTCCGTGAGTCCGGGCTGCCTGGTCCTGTTGAGCGCTGGGAGGCTCTTCGGGACACCATCCACCGGGACGTCATGGCCAACGGCTTCGATGCCGCACGCAACACGTTCGTGCAGGCATACGGGCGCCCTGAGCTGGATGCCAGCCTCCTGCTCATCCCGCGGGTGGGGTTCCTGCCCCCGGATGATCCGAAGGTCGTGGGGACCATCGACGCGATCCAGCGCGAGCTGACCGAAGGCGGTTTTGTTCTCCGGTACCGTCCCGCAGACAGCGACGACGGACTTCCGGGGGACGAGGGCGTGTTCCTTGCCTGTTCGTTTTGGATGGTGGAGGCGCTCCTGGGTGCGGGCCGCCGTCGGGAATCTGTTGAACTCTTTGAACGCCTGCTGGAGCTGCGCAACGATGTGGGCCTTCTGAGCGAGGAGTGGGCAGTCCGGGCAGGCCGGCAATTGGGCAACACACCCCAGGCATTCAGCCACTTCGGGCTTGTGACCAGCGCCTTGGAGCTGCATCAGGATACGTTTCGCCGGAGCGATATGCCCATTCCCCCGGAGTCGGGGAGAGTGGCGTAG
- a CDS encoding SDR family oxidoreductase, producing the protein MEFLPRTAIVTGSDSGIGRATAVALAQAGLDVGVTWHSDEAGARHTADQVAAAGQRAVIVRLDTTDIPRCAAVIDELADQLGGVDVFVNNAGAGDGRGFLDLEYRTWASTMDINLNGAFICIQAAARRMVAAGRGGRIIAVTSVHESQPKVHAAAYVAAKHGLGGLIKTIALELAEFGITANSVAPGAISTPMSGKEGDDPQPAINPGIPLGRSGRAREVAAVVAFLASPASAYVTGASWAVDGGMLQMGPMAGAHLEDDAWRERHHG; encoded by the coding sequence GTGGAATTCTTGCCCCGTACCGCAATCGTCACGGGAAGTGACTCCGGAATCGGCCGTGCCACGGCTGTTGCCCTGGCACAGGCAGGACTGGATGTGGGAGTCACCTGGCACTCGGATGAAGCGGGCGCACGGCACACTGCGGACCAGGTGGCAGCTGCCGGGCAAAGGGCCGTTATCGTACGGTTGGACACCACCGACATCCCCCGCTGCGCCGCGGTCATTGATGAGCTGGCCGATCAGCTGGGCGGAGTGGATGTGTTCGTTAACAATGCAGGTGCGGGCGACGGCCGCGGATTCCTTGACCTCGAGTACCGGACCTGGGCAAGCACGATGGACATCAACCTCAACGGCGCGTTCATCTGCATCCAGGCGGCGGCGCGGCGGATGGTGGCCGCTGGCCGGGGTGGGCGGATCATCGCCGTCACCAGCGTGCACGAATCACAGCCCAAGGTCCATGCGGCAGCCTATGTGGCGGCCAAGCATGGGCTGGGCGGCCTCATCAAGACCATCGCCCTGGAGCTGGCGGAGTTCGGGATTACCGCCAACTCCGTGGCCCCGGGCGCCATTTCCACGCCGATGTCGGGCAAAGAAGGCGACGACCCGCAGCCGGCCATCAACCCCGGCATTCCGCTTGGCCGGTCCGGGAGGGCCAGGGAGGTAGCCGCCGTGGTGGCCTTCCTGGCATCGCCGGCGTCAGCCTACGTCACGGGGGCGTCCTGGGCCGTGGACGGAGGCATGCTTCAAATGGGGCCGATGGCCGGCGCCCACCTTGAGGATGATGCGTGGCGGGAGCGCCACCACGGCTAG
- a CDS encoding zinc-dependent alcohol dehydrogenase, whose amino-acid sequence MKALTWQGKRSVSVKDVPDPVIQERTDAIVRITSTAICGSDLHLYEVLGPYMHKGDVIGHEPMGIVEEVGHGITNLRTGDRVVIPFNISCGHCYMCRQGLQSQCETTQVRGKGSGAALFGYSELYGSVPGGQAQYLRVPHADYGPVKIGQELPDERYLFLSDILPTAWQGVEYADVAPGGTLAVLGLGPVGQFAVRIGAVRGLRILGVDPVPERREMAARHGAETVDYSDTLAAELRELTDGRGPDAVLDAVGMEAHGSPAAGFAHQALGLLPDKLAQKAMETAGVDRLAALHTAIDAVRRGGTVSLSGVYGGQASPMPLLSMFDKQIQLRMGQCNVRRWTDELLPFLEDDADPLGVMDLVTHRGTLDEAPALYEKFQKKEDGCIKVVLRPWG is encoded by the coding sequence ATGAAGGCACTTACGTGGCAAGGCAAGCGCTCAGTAAGCGTGAAAGACGTACCTGATCCGGTAATCCAGGAACGCACAGATGCCATCGTCCGGATAACTTCCACGGCAATCTGCGGTTCGGACCTCCACCTGTACGAGGTGCTGGGGCCCTACATGCACAAGGGTGACGTTATTGGGCACGAACCCATGGGCATAGTGGAGGAAGTAGGCCACGGTATCACCAACCTCCGCACGGGCGACCGGGTTGTCATACCGTTCAACATTTCCTGTGGCCATTGCTACATGTGCCGCCAGGGGCTTCAGTCACAGTGTGAGACGACGCAAGTTCGGGGCAAAGGCTCAGGGGCCGCACTGTTCGGGTACTCCGAACTGTACGGCTCCGTCCCGGGCGGCCAGGCCCAGTACCTGCGGGTGCCGCATGCCGACTATGGCCCGGTGAAGATCGGGCAGGAGTTGCCGGACGAGCGTTACCTCTTCCTCTCCGATATCCTCCCCACGGCCTGGCAGGGCGTGGAGTACGCCGATGTTGCGCCTGGCGGCACGCTGGCGGTGCTGGGCCTGGGCCCGGTGGGCCAGTTCGCTGTCCGCATCGGAGCCGTCCGTGGCCTGCGCATTCTGGGCGTGGACCCCGTTCCGGAGCGGCGCGAGATGGCGGCGCGGCACGGCGCAGAGACCGTGGATTACAGCGATACCCTCGCAGCGGAGCTTCGGGAGCTGACAGACGGAAGAGGACCCGACGCGGTGCTCGACGCCGTCGGCATGGAGGCCCACGGTTCGCCGGCGGCAGGTTTTGCCCACCAGGCGCTGGGGCTGCTGCCGGACAAGCTCGCGCAGAAAGCCATGGAAACCGCCGGCGTGGACCGGCTGGCGGCACTGCATACAGCGATCGACGCAGTGCGCCGCGGCGGAACCGTCTCGCTCAGCGGTGTCTACGGCGGCCAGGCCAGCCCCATGCCGCTGCTTAGCATGTTCGATAAGCAGATACAGCTGCGGATGGGCCAGTGCAATGTCCGGCGCTGGACTGATGAACTGCTTCCTTTCCTCGAGGACGACGCCGATCCGCTGGGTGTGATGGACCTGGTCACCCACCGGGGGACGCTGGATGAAGCCCCGGCGCTGTACGAGAAGTTCCAGAAGAAGGAAGACGGCTGCATCAAGGTGGTCCTTAGGCCCTGGGGCTGA
- a CDS encoding DUF72 domain-containing protein — protein sequence MAIHIGTSGWSYDHWENVLYPPGLPARDRLQHYVSRFGTVELNASFYRWPRDTSFASWRRRLPSGFSMSVKAPRGLTHGKKLYAPEVWLERIARCWHELGDKRAVLLVQLPPQMGRDDARLDYFLSAMPWWIRVAVEFRHPSWDHPDVFGLLERHQAAYCIMSGANLPCILKTTAPFVYVRLHGPDHQHLYGGSYSDTDLHWWADRIREWSGRGQDVFVYFNNDGGGNAVRNAETLRWIVGEG from the coding sequence TTGGCCATCCACATCGGCACATCCGGCTGGAGCTATGACCACTGGGAGAACGTGCTCTATCCGCCGGGGCTTCCGGCCAGGGACCGGCTCCAGCACTATGTTTCCCGCTTCGGCACCGTTGAACTCAACGCGAGTTTCTACCGCTGGCCCAGGGACACGTCGTTCGCCAGCTGGCGCCGTCGGCTCCCCTCCGGCTTCTCGATGTCCGTCAAAGCCCCGCGCGGGCTGACACATGGCAAAAAGCTCTACGCGCCGGAGGTCTGGCTGGAGCGGATTGCCCGCTGCTGGCATGAGCTTGGCGACAAACGCGCCGTCCTGCTGGTCCAGCTGCCGCCCCAGATGGGCCGGGACGATGCCCGGCTGGACTACTTCCTCTCCGCGATGCCGTGGTGGATCCGGGTGGCCGTCGAATTCCGCCATCCCAGCTGGGACCATCCGGACGTATTCGGCCTGCTGGAGCGGCATCAGGCAGCCTACTGCATCATGAGCGGAGCGAATCTCCCGTGCATCCTGAAGACCACGGCTCCGTTTGTCTATGTGCGGCTTCACGGACCGGATCACCAACACCTGTACGGCGGATCCTATTCGGATACGGACCTGCACTGGTGGGCGGACCGGATCCGCGAGTGGTCCGGACGTGGACAGGACGTGTTTGTGTATTTCAATAACGACGGCGGCGGGAACGCCGTGCGGAACGCCGAGACGCTCCGCTGGATCGTCGGCGAAGGCTGA